TCTTGCCAAATGCGGCATTGAATCTTGCCGCTGCGTTCCTTTCCGCATGCCAATCGTTCTTGCTCTTCTTCCATTCCATGATCGATCGCATTGTTGAAAATGTGAACCAGGCTCCTCGCAAAATTCTCGAATCGCTCCGGATCGACCAATACTTCTTCCGCATCCCATTCGACCCGATCGATCGTCTTATTCAGTCGGATGGCAAGCTCACTTACATAGTCTTCGTACCGGGACAACAGGTCCTTCATGGGACGATAGCGCAGCTTGCGGATGCGGTGGAGCAGCTCCTGCTGAGCTTTCCCCTGTACCAAACTGGTGATCTCCTGCTCGAAGCTTTCCCATTGCTCTTTTGCAATGGTGTACACATGCTCGTTATGGTCCAGGAATCCGATCCCGAGCTTGTGCTGCATGATCGACAAATCCTGTTGCATCGCAGCTTGAACCTCTGCGAATGACTGCTGGGCGCGCGCATCCTTGTCGGACAGGTGTTGTTCCGACTTTGCCCATTGAATCAACCATGACTCCAAGTCATGCAGCTTTTGCGGTGTATGAATCAAGTGTAATTGGCTGAAGTCACCCTTAAACTGATGAATCTGAGCGACCAATTTGAATAGTTTCTCGGATTCCGCTATGTCTTCTCCGAGGACCCGCTTCCACCCTTCCTCAAAGAAAGCGTCAAAAGCTCGCAGTACCTTTTGGAAGAGCGGGAGGCTAATCGCTACCGTTACGACCATATTCAACCTTTGCCATTCTCGCTCCATCTTTGATTTGAGCGCCCGCTGCTCACTCATATCTGTCAGGATCAGCATCAAGCCCTCTGGCGAATCCCGCCGATCTTCATAAATCGGCTTGCATGCCAGCTTCAACGGCATTTGATTGATCTGGATTTCTGTAGGAAACAGACTGAGATACAGCTCTTTTTGCCCTTGGTCCTTGGCTTCAAAGTACTTTTCCAAAAGAGATTCAATAAATACGCTGTCCTCTGGACGATCCGGGTAAAGCAGCTCTGCGACCGATACCCCAGCCAGTTCTCTGCCAAAGATCCGTAGACATTCCCGACTGTACTCAGAATGGACCAGCAGATTTCTGGAAAAAGAAAGGAAGCCTTGTCCCGCATTGTTCAACAGATTTTTATTCGCCTGCAAAAGTGCCTGAATCTCATTGGTACGCTCTGTCACGATCTTTTCCAAGGATTGATTCCATTGCTCCAATTGATGATACAGTCTCGCATTTTCAATAAAGATCGCAATTTGCGAGAAGATCAGTCTGAGCGGCTCTGAGCGTTTTTCGTTGAACACATGTGTCGTCTCATTGTTCTCCAAATAAATGACACCGATCATTTTTCCTTGCTGCCATAGCGGGGAGCATAGAATCGATTTCGGCTTGTGCTTCGCAATGTACGTATCGCGGAAAAAGACACCTTCAACCGAAGCATTGTGGAGCACCAGCATCTCTTCTGTACGAATCGTGTAATTCACGACAGCCACAGAAAGCATTCCGCTATGCTCATATGGGACAGACTGCATGATCTCCACGTCCAAATCGACAGAGCCTGCCGCTTCGATGAGCCAGTCACCATCTTTTTTCAGCAAGAGGATTCCTTTCTCCGCACCTGCATTGCTCATCACCGTGCGCAGCATCGTCGCCAACAGCATTTCCAATCGGAGCTCGCTAGCAATCGTTTGCGACGCCTTGATGACACTCATTAAATCGACGAGGTCTGCTGTCTGGTCAGTCGTGGCAATTTCGGCGGAAGCTCCCAGGCTTCTAACCCGTTGCAAAAGATAAGGGTACCGTTCCCCAATCTCCCGTGCCTTGGCGACCGCTCCCCATAGCATGTAAACCTCGTGCGCCTCCGTCATGTACGCCTTCGCAATCGTTTCGAGTCCAAGTGCCAAGTAATGCTGGGCGGCCAATTCATTTGCCATTGCCTCGTTTTGCAAGAAAGCATCCTTTTTGGCGAGTTGAACCGCCTGTTCGTAAAAAGGACCCGCTTCTTGTTTTTTCTCAGTGACACGCAGCCACTCAGCATACATCAGCAACCACTTGTGCTGAAAATTTTCCGGGCATTCGTTTGCCCACGTCTTCATCTTTTTGAGATTTGCTTTGATTTTTTTCCCGTACTTCGATTTTTCCTGTCCGTTGGCGTTCTCATAGAGCCCCGTCAATGCCAGTGTTTGCATAAAAACTTGCTGGCTGACAAGTACTTGTCCGCTGACTGAATCCATCCATTGCTCCGCTTCAGCCAGCAGCTGGGCTGCCTCCAGATGGTTCCCGTACATGAGGTGAACCATCGATTTATAGTAGTGGTACATGTACCGCTTGTAGCTGTTTCCTTCTTTTTTCAGGTTGCTTACATAGGCAACTTCGTCAAAGCCATCATGGCAAAACGCCGTTCGTTCATTGTCCGTCCACCTTGTAAAAGCATGCAGCGCCTGGCGCAATAACAGGAGCCGGTCATCGTGATCAACGACCTTGATTTGTTGAATCATATCGCTGTATTCCTCGATTTGCTGCTCCAATTCTTCCACTGGCACACCACAATAGAGCATGGCCTCCAAAAGACCATGGGCATTGTAGGCAGCATAAATGTTGCCTCCGCCGTCCAAGCCGAGCTGAATCGCTTTTTTCAGGAGAGGGATGTTCGTCCGCGCATGCTCGCACCAGTGGTTGATGAGTAGGGCAAACGCGCCATACGCCTTCGTCATGGCAATCGGATCGGCGAAGCTGTCTGCCACACGGCAAGCCAATTGTCCAAATTCGTACGCCTCTCGATAATTTCCGAATTGAGCAGCTTGTACGATCCCGTAACCGGTATAACCGTTTGCCGAAGCGACCGCGTTTCCGTGCACGAGCGACAGATGAAGGGCACGCAAAATCGTTAAAGCAAACCAATTGAGATTGACAAAGTAAGCAGATGGCCCGGCGTAGCTGATGATGCTCATCGCCATCTGATAATTTTCATCGGGAACATCCGGCAAATACAGCAACTCATCTATTTTCCGGCCCTTGAGGCGGCGCTTGATGTGAAACATTTCCTTAATGATATCGAGCTTGCCAGGCTTTTTCGGAATCGGTACGCCCAATAACCCCAAGGCTTCGCTTGCGATCTCCATGACACGCGGAAATTCAGCCAGTCGCGTATACATGCGAATTTCCATTTCCAAAATG
This genomic stretch from Brevibacillus brevis harbors:
- a CDS encoding AAA family ATPase, producing the protein MSGMIVVPGYRVAEFLSTHSKLGIYRGYRNNDNLPVLFKVPMEGPSHKESLWKLKHEYRILQSLESHAVETIIELVNHNRETVMITEDFGGVPLSLLMKMKGLSLKEMLFLAVRMASCLREIHQHGIIHKDVNPDHILVHPDTYEVKLGSFGLATKCHQEYQSVMNPKEWKGNLRYVSPEQTGRMNRTVDYRSDIYSFGVTLYELLTGKLPFLTSDMLELIHAHMARKPLAPSSVKPSVPEILSDIVMKCLSKNTEDRYFSMSGLLADLQRCYDQLEQNGLITPFPLALEDRADHLRIPEKLYGREQEIQMLIDAFEQVTNGATRMVLLSGSAGVGKSALVLEAQKAFLRGRGRFVSGKFDQYNQAVPYSAVIQIFQDLIKQLLAGHERELLAWREMILDAMQGLGQVIVDVIPQLETVIGKQPAVPELPAAEAKNRFQWVMQRFIRIWARPEHPLVLFLDDLQWADSSSLFLIRELVADMQISHFLLICAYREHDGSVMNPLIAILTETGIKSRILRQFTLLPLREHEFNSLVADTLHSDPDMTEPLVTIIMQKTAGNPFYVREFIKTLYDRNLLWYGREERSWQWDLAEIEKLGTTENVADLLVEKMRRLPDSTQQQLAYAACLGNSFLLHLIAKSRNQTESEAIQHISPAIEEGLIYPIEGAEYLTYAALVEEEVASQMRIRFRFVHDRIQQAAYSLLAEAERGQIHVKLGRMMWEMSQGSESGFLFEICDHMYRGKDMLEDQAERMHVAHCHLIAGQKAKSSAAFESALQYFQRGLELVGEEGWQRNHDLTMELCALSAETTYLCNQLDEAKQLFERGMQHAKTDLERVRILEMEIRMYTRLAEFPRVMEIASEALGLLGVPIPKKPGKLDIIKEMFHIKRRLKGRKIDELLYLPDVPDENYQMAMSIISYAGPSAYFVNLNWFALTILRALHLSLVHGNAVASANGYTGYGIVQAAQFGNYREAYEFGQLACRVADSFADPIAMTKAYGAFALLINHWCEHARTNIPLLKKAIQLGLDGGGNIYAAYNAHGLLEAMLYCGVPVEELEQQIEEYSDMIQQIKVVDHDDRLLLLRQALHAFTRWTDNERTAFCHDGFDEVAYVSNLKKEGNSYKRYMYHYYKSMVHLMYGNHLEAAQLLAEAEQWMDSVSGQVLVSQQVFMQTLALTGLYENANGQEKSKYGKKIKANLKKMKTWANECPENFQHKWLLMYAEWLRVTEKKQEAGPFYEQAVQLAKKDAFLQNEAMANELAAQHYLALGLETIAKAYMTEAHEVYMLWGAVAKAREIGERYPYLLQRVRSLGASAEIATTDQTADLVDLMSVIKASQTIASELRLEMLLATMLRTVMSNAGAEKGILLLKKDGDWLIEAAGSVDLDVEIMQSVPYEHSGMLSVAVVNYTIRTEEMLVLHNASVEGVFFRDTYIAKHKPKSILCSPLWQQGKMIGVIYLENNETTHVFNEKRSEPLRLIFSQIAIFIENARLYHQLEQWNQSLEKIVTERTNEIQALLQANKNLLNNAGQGFLSFSRNLLVHSEYSRECLRIFGRELAGVSVAELLYPDRPEDSVFIESLLEKYFEAKDQGQKELYLSLFPTEIQINQMPLKLACKPIYEDRRDSPEGLMLILTDMSEQRALKSKMEREWQRLNMVVTVAISLPLFQKVLRAFDAFFEEGWKRVLGEDIAESEKLFKLVAQIHQFKGDFSQLHLIHTPQKLHDLESWLIQWAKSEQHLSDKDARAQQSFAEVQAAMQQDLSIMQHKLGIGFLDHNEHVYTIAKEQWESFEQEITSLVQGKAQQELLHRIRKLRYRPMKDLLSRYEDYVSELAIRLNKTIDRVEWDAEEVLVDPERFENFARSLVHIFNNAIDHGMEEEQERLACGKERSGKIQCRIWQEDTSLCVMIRDDGRGGDMEKLRLALAEHVTVQEHASLVSGRGIGLSIVKKEVEQLGGTLQVHTQNGEGTRFTFRIPLET